In the genome of Primulina tabacum isolate GXHZ01 chromosome 13, ASM2559414v2, whole genome shotgun sequence, the window atatctcgcaaatccacgcactaTATATTGTTGCTGCAGAGTTATATTTGAcgcgtgaaacgtggaaaatgttttttcaagaatTTCCGATTCcttaacctcatgtccacaaaattttaattgcaagattattcgatacattgtcgaattgtaatcacttactttcttaaaatcttggaatctcaacaTATTCTACATCatgggcggtcggaagtataacttcccttatatattcaaatctttcttttaatcctttccacagagccatgtgattttttttataagatattcatattttaaactttcatcaagatgtcgacgcaaaaatattatagcttttgcttttgcttttgatgaagatataccattttctttaatggtctcgcttagacccaatgactcaagatgcatttctacatcgagagtccataaaatataattttttcctgtaatgTCAAGCACAACAAATTAGAGCtttgccaagtttgacatggtggtactataaaaataacaatgcattttattagtgaAGTTCTATTAACatgacaataaaaagtaacagaTAAATTACAAGTATAAgcattcttaaaaataaagaaaaaatgagaggcagatattctccgataaatacaagactagtgagtataataacgaaaataattatacaaaataaccTTGAATGACCCATCTTCttcgaattttttgatgaaaaaattTTTTAGGGAGGAAGAATAagtttggagtgattgaatgtgtttgtgaagtCATATTTATAAGATAAAAACTAATCGTTTATGACCGTTACaaattattcaaaaataaatgtatgtaaataatatgatgtatataatgttaataatgtttaaataattgtgtatatcatatcaaaatattataatgaggttTCAGAGACTCCTTTTACATAATATTGTgacattatacaaatatatatatatatatatatataattattatataacacaataaaaatatataaacagtgAAATAAGcacatcacgttattataatgaggtgtcatagacTCCTTTTacataataacatgatattattcaaatatatatacacaataaataaatagtaacacaataaaatcatataagcgtataataatatatttacatcacgttattataatgaggtgtcatagacttcttttatataataacatgatattatatataaatatatacacaataaaaataaataaacagtgaAGTAAATACTCttacttttgaatatttttaccttttcttgtgttttggagCTTGAAAAAATGGTTAATGAGATCCTATTTATGTGAGCACTACTTTCACTTCATTTCAACGGGTAAGATCTTAGtcacacatacaatttcaaaaaaaaagtggGTCCTATATATGTATGGGCAAATCTTGGTCATCCATCCTATCATGGAGACAATACCCACATGGATATGATGAAATAAGCCTGAAAAAATATAGAGAATCGAAACTTCGAGTATTGTGCTGATAAcatgttaaaagtaaaaatttacgataaaaagtaaaaatttcaaactctcaaaatttatcaagctacacactttataaatttttctccTTGCTCAATTGTAATTTTCTTCACACattaaaagatctatttataaaatttatttaaaaacaatccaaaaataaatatttcattatatACCTCATTACacgttaattttaaatatttacgaTTCACCATCGTTCAATTCTCTTATTTCAACAcaaaattaaattcattctcaTACAAATATTTCGTCGGACCTAACCCTGGTTTTTACTTTGCGTGAGTTCTTCCATCTCTTCCTCATCTTCGCTGTGTCCACTGTACACTGTGGCGGCGGCCGGTGGACCTCTTGCTCTCTCTCACTCCGATCAACCCAATCAATCTACGATTCGGCGCCGTGAACGTGAAGCACCTGAGTTGACGATACGCAGTACGTTCATTCTCGGGTTCCGCTAGAGTCACCTCTGGCTCTTTCTTACTCGATCTCTTTCTCGGGTTTCGTGCTCTCTATCGCTTTGTTATcttttattatgtttattgagTGATTATTTGTTCTCTTGATGGGTTTTTCTTTGATATCATGTGACCTTTGTTCATTTCGAGATGAAGAGAAAATGAATGATTGGCTGTGACTATGTTTTCCGAGTTCATTGTTAGTTAATGTGCAATTTGTGAAAATCTAGATGAAATGAATGATTGATAAAAGAATTTGATGAGTTTGTAGTCAGTGGGCATTCGTTCTTGCCTTTTGGTTTGAATTACTGAATTATTACTGATTGTCCTGTTTATTATGGTGTTACGTTTATTCTCATGTAAATAATCATGTAAGCAATTTAGAATTCAGTGTATTAAGCAATTTTGCTTTGAAAGACCCTAACGATGATCCAAATGTTACAAACTATTACGCTGGGAGTAGAATCGCAAGTTCATgttactatattatattataagaaGTAAAAACTCGAAAATATTGGGGAATAAGAAACTTAAATGTTATCTTATAAGAGAAATAATTAGGTTTCAGCAGTTTTAAGCAATCAACTCTCATTGATCTTGAACAAGAGTTTTTGATAAaccattttaataaaattattgaacGAGTGAATATAGGTTTTAGACCTTACTAAGAAATTTGACTCATCTTACAATCGAGGTGGAGAGATAAGATTTTTCACGAACACATTCTAGAATTTTTATGAAGTTGACTTTCATACTAGAAGTTTTTCTTTTTCCCAAATATTATTTCGCCTCTTCCGAATGTTCTTGTGGCACATTCTTAATAAAGAATCTGCCACGATAATGATGAATATCTGATATAGTAGTTCAATAAAGGAGTAAGATTTGATTTTATTGAATGTTATTGTAACTTTCAAGTTCTAACTTTTGCTTTATCGATTAGAAGTGGCTTCATTATAATGAATGAAGGAAATCATGTCTTAGTTGGTATATTGCAATTTTTGTGCCAGAAAAACTGCTTAGAAATGACTACAACAAATGGGCTACATGATTTGTCATCAGCAATGGAGCTTGATGCTTTTAGGCGCCTATTTCCTCTACGTTTCCATGAGCGCCACCTTCTCGAGTCTATAAGATCTGATGGCCGGCCTCTTGAAACAGCTAGAGACACGACAGTTGTGCTTGGTTAGTGAATCAATGGttctttttgttttattttgttgcCTCCCTTTGTCAAAAAGTCGAGCCATGCTCAAGCCAAACCTTCAAAACCTAGGAGCTGCTGCCTCTGCCGATGGATCAGCTATGGCGAAGATAGGTTGCACTGTGAGTTTTTCTTTTAATGTATTGTTGATTTGTCTCTCATAGATAATTTGTGTCGTGATGCAACGTTTCATATAAAAAAAGACTTTGTGTCGTGATGCAGGATATTTGAGCTGAGCATTTAATATTTGATTGAGTTCTTAAGTCTTGATGCTCAAATAAAAGGAATTAGGAATTGAAGACTTTAATTCTGAGTTAGGAATTGAAGACTTTAATTCTGAGTTTGAATGCTATAACaattggaaaaactttcaagtAAAAGAAATGAGATACATTAAGTTTCATGTTTGTTGAAATTGCATAAAACAATTCTAACACAGTTCCatttttttgtgaaattttGGAGTAATTGGGTATACAGCAAAATTGAAAGCCTAGGAGCATACGTGGCTTCTGAAGAATGGAAACCTCCCAAAATAATTCTGTAATATTGAAATCAAGTAgatctcatattcaattccaaGTGAAGTTTTTTACGAAACAATTTGGAAAAGCTTGGAATAAATGTTAAGAACAATCAATGTTCTAAAACTCGGACTAGGCGGCTGCCTAGGCGCCTTCTAGGCACTAGGCTTCGTCCAACCGCACCGACAAGGTGCTAGGCGGCAAGGGCGCATAGGCGGGTCTAGGAGGGCCTAGGCTGTCCTAggtgtttagaatttttttgGGAAATTGTTTTTggacttttaattttttaaagccCAATTAAACCAGAACATGACATAAAAAAGAATTATAGGTTTCTGCTTTTAATTTTTTGTGATTGAAAGCCAAATTAAAACCACGATCTGTTGTCTTGCGCTTGTCCTAACGCACCACTCTCATCTTCTTTGTCTGCTTCTGCACACAGCACACATAAAAAAATCGAACCAGGCCCtaaaagtaattttttctttattttgatttttcctgcattGCCTATGCCTGTTATCCTGATCCATAGTTCTTGCAGTGAGAAACACAAAACTTCTGCCAATTTCGTCTTTTTAGTTTCCCCCGCAAGCTACTCCCTTTCCCACTCTCCTTTGGCTGGATCCTACACCCGCCTTAAGCAGAAAAGCTGGAGGAATGAACCAGGCGTCAGTTGGATTTTAACAAAGTTTAggttgaaatttattttaagaaccATTACAAGTGTCTTGATACCGTAGAATCTGTCTAGCGGTGCCTAGCGCTGGTTTGGCGCCCGATTAGCACCTGGAGAATTTTAGAACCTTGAGAATAGTATCTAAATAATAGATTTACTGTTTTGGATCAACCTAATGATAATCATGTGTTCTCCAAGCTCATTTACTTTATTTTCTTTTAGACCAATATCATTATGGTCTGAAATAACATGACAGGTGGACTTCTGCTTTGTCACAATCTTTTGTATCCCTTGTACTATCTAATTTAAGTTTCTTATCATTCACAGACCATGTTGGCTGCCATTAAGTTGGAGGTCATGACACCGAGCATGAATTCACCAGATGAGGGATGCATAGGTTGAAATTTGTTTGCGCTGTCGATAAAAATTCTCTCCCAATTGTGTTTCTTTAGATGCAGTTTATCAatcatttatttctttttttcttcaGCAATTGATTATCATATGCCCCCAATTTGTTCTCCTCTGGTTCGTCCTGGCAGGCCAGCAGAGTTAGCTCCAGTAATATCAAAGCAATTATCTGACAACATTTTGAGGCAAGATATATGTGACACTCTTGGTTCCGATGGCTTCAGGAAGATATTGTAACTTTAATTTATAATACATCTTACATTGAATATATACTGCATCAATACATCAAAATGACGAAAGCCTCTTCCGGTAAGACGATAATGAACATGAACTAAATAAAAGCAAGATATATCTTCAGTATTTTTTCTCCTGAATTCTTATTGTTAAAGAGATTCCAGAGAGTAGCCGATTTTTTGCGAATCCCCTCTGCTAGAAGTTTAATGTGGGTTCTTTAAAATTTGAAGGGAAAAGGCAACAAGCTAAACGATTGGCTCCTCTACCTTGGCCAGCATTTTTTCCCCTGATAAATCTTAGTTTTTCTTATATTCTATAAAGATTCTATTGGTCAGCAGTTCTGAAGGTTGCGTTTGTTACATGTCCAATTAAGAATACTATAGTTGGAAATTCCTTTGGTTAGGGAAAGACCACATGATTCACTTAGGTTGTGTCTGgatattattaaaaaacaaaaaactgaAGTGAGCCCTAGagagaatgttttgaaaatgCTCTCTCCTATCGTTTGGAGGCAGCTTCCTCGTAACACATCTTCATCAACCGGTGTCATCATATTTCCGATCATCACCGACCGCATCTCTTCCTCGGCCGACCGCATCTCTTCACCGGCCGTCATAGGCCTTTGTCGTCGGCTTTTTTCACCACTTCCTCGTATCTTTTTCCGCTGAAATCCCTTTCACTTTCTCACCAGTTGAAGAGCGAACCTTAGCCCTGGGACCAGATACTCATCTTTGTTAAAATACACTTCACTTCCAAACCAAATGAAGCGAGAACTTTAGCCCTGCAACCCACCCAGCTTCAGTTGAGAGAGTTTTAGTCTTGTGAACCTGAATATGCGAGACCAAGTTCACGAGCCATAAAGTGTCTAGCCCTGCTAATCCAACATGTCGAACCTGACCCTGTGGATCAAGGTCTATAACGACCCAGGCATGAACAGGCGGGAGTATTGTGGGTCAGAACCGTTGTTTGGAGATGGACAAGTTAAGATTCTTAAAAGACTCTTTCCAAGAGGGGCTGCTGAATTTTAAAGAGGGACTATCAATTCAATGCAAAACGATGAGGCCGAAGTGGCCCAATGTTCTAAGAGTGGGGCGAAAAGTAGGAAGGAGGTGAAGAAGTTTGAGATTGTTTATAGCAGAAggaaatcaaacaaaaaaagaGCATGGGTCAATCTACATGATGGAATTTTAAAGGACGATATTTGGAGGTCGGAAGAAGAGAGGCTAGATGGTGGGGACTATGGACGACGGAAGATCAAGTAATTGAGGAAGTGATTGGAGGCGAATCCTAGATGGGGTGTGGTTCTAGTGATTTGGAGTCATTTTCCACCAAGTTCGGACGCGTCGGCACCATCTTCTTTGAGGTCGGAGAACATATGGGGCTTGTTTGCATCATCTCCAGGGCAAGGAATGTACTTCCATTAAATCTTCCCACTTTGATCATTCTTCTTTTCCTTCATTCCATTGTCGGTCTCGTCGGGGGGTGAGTTGGGAAGTTGGGGTTTTGGGGAGGGGTGGAAGCCATTATTGGGTGAAAATTCGGGTTTGTCGGGGAATAAATTAATAGGGCCTGAGCTGAGGAGAAGCAGGTTATGGGGGATGAGGGGTTGGAGTCGTGGCTGGAAGATTCAGTTGGAGAAGAAGATTGCCTTTCTAAACCGGGAGTAGAGAAGGTGGATTTCTTGCATGGAAAAGGATGCGGGATGAGTATGAGCGAAGCAAGTGTCTTAAAAAAAATGGTGAGTAGAAGCAATATTGAGAAAGGATCATGTCAAACGGGTTGTACAGTGATTGAATGAAGATTTGTTTTTGGAATATTAAGGGCGGAGGCTTAGCTACACGAAGGAGACTCATTCGAGCCGTTTTACGCAAGCAGAGGCCAGACATAGTTGTTCTCCAAGAAGATAGAGAGGTGGTGGACAGAAGATTTATTGCTAGCGTATGGAAATCACGGTTTGTAGAATGAGTTACCTTACCTGCAATCGGTCGATCAGGGAGGGGGATATTGGTTATGTGGGATCCAAGAGTGGTTTCGTTGAAGGATAGTTTGATTGGGGAATTTTCGGTATCAGTTTGCGTTGAGAATGACAGTAATAACAACTGATGGTTTACAGCTGGACAATCCATGCAAACCACGAGCGAGACAGAATTTTTGGGATGAATTGGCCGGATTGAGAGTTGTGTGGAGAAAGATGGAGTTTAGGGGAGATTTTAATTTTGTGAGATCGCTAAGCAAAAAAATGAAAGGTATGACACAAACAACAAGTAGGTTTGGTTTTGTTTTGACTCATTGATACATGAATTGGAGCTGTGTGATCCACCATTATTGAATGGAAAAATCACTAGGTCAAATTTGGGGGCATTGCCCATTTGTTGCAGATTAGACATATTCTTATTCATGGGAAGATGGGTGAAAATATACTCATTTTATAGACAGAGTTCTACTACGAATTACTTCGGATCACTATCCAGTTATCCTAAATGGGGGGCATCTCTTTTTAGATTTGAGAATATGTGGCAGAAGCACAAGAGTTTCAAACCATCATTTTTGTCGTGGTGGAATAATGCAGAATTTCAAGGATGGAAGGGATGCAAATTTATGAGAAAACTCAAAGCTATTAaatgtgatattcgaagatgGAATGAGGAGGTTTTCGGGGTGGTGGAGGTGAGGGAGGCtgaaatgagagaaaattagAAGGTTGGATGAGTTGGAAAGTGAGGGGTGAGGATCTGAGGAGATAGCAACCGAAAGGAAGGAAGCAAAATGGGTGTTAGAAGAAATGGCGTGTCGAAGAAATCGGATGAACAATCAAAAAGCGAAGGTCAATGGGTTAAGGAAGGGGATCACAATACAAAGTTCTTTCATTCTCTCTTGAATCAACGGAAGAGTAAGGCTACTATCAATAAATTGGAAAGGGATGACGGGTGGGGTCGGTTACCGTTGATGAGGATCAAATAGTATCAATCATAGTTAAATTTTTTGatgagttgtactgtaaaacaGAGACGAGAAGATGAGGTATTGAAGGAGTAGAGTGGTGCCCCATTGATAGTGATTTTAGTCTAGAACTTTAGGAACCATTCTTAAAAGATGAGGTCAAGAAGGATTTATTGAGAGATTGAGCTCTTGTGTATTATTGATAGGACTAGGGTCTTGTCTAGTATTCTGTCGTGAGTGGATTTCTAGTCTGCTTATTGTACTTAAAAGCTATAAGTGTTTAATAAGATATCGTTTCTTATCTAAAAAAAAATCCATCGGTTAGAGATGCATCATTTTCTGCTCTCCGTATCAGAATTGACTGTTGCAATATTTCTCTTGAGAATGATTCATGTGCAGAGAGGCCTCAGCAAATCTCTTAGTGGAATACTTTACTTTTGTTCTTCTGTATGGTGAAAAGAATGGATGATATTCATTTTGCCTGATTGTTAGGAACCACAATAAATTTTAAGTCATATTCACCCGTACGCAAAATAACTTTCTGAGTTCACTTAATACTTGCAATTGATGCAGTTCTGGCATGtttgatttgaaagaattatGTTTGGTCAAAGGTAAAGCTGCTTGGATGGCCTACCTGGTAATGTATTTCAATATGGCACATTCTGTCACACCCAAGCGGGAAAGTATCTTTTAGTTTTCATTGTAAGTTTACTCTTATTTTACCCTACAGAGAATGCCTTTTGCAGGATGTATACTGCTTGGATGCAGATGGTGCTCTCTTTGATGCTGCTCTACTTTCTGCAGTGGCGGCTCTCTTGCATTGTGTGTCTGCGATGGCTCCTTATTTTTCTATTCATTATAGTGTCTATTAtcaatatgttatttttttagTTTCGCTTCGCTAAATGCCTGGACATTTCTCTCTTTCAAATAATGTGTGATACCACTAGACAAGGCCCTTTTTTTACTGTAActttatattttttcctgattcTAGTCTCCCTAGGAAAGTTTTATGACTGGATCCATTTTTATGAATAGATTGAATGAAATTGTACACGATAAACCTGAGCCATTGTCTGCAACCTCTATTCTTACATTACATCTGAATATTTACTTTTCTCTGATGCCAACCATCATACAACTTGATGAGACATCACCCTCAATTCTTTGCAGTGCAAATTCCGGCGGTCGCTCTCAATGATAATGGGAGAGTTGTTGTTGTCTCGGAGGAAAATGTTGGATCAAGGAGTGAAAAAGAACCTATCAACAAAGAGAAGCGAAAGCTGCACCTGAGTacttcaatattttcattgaCCTGCATAATTCACAAGAGCTACATTCTGGCCGACCCGTCATCTGAAGAAGAGTCCGTCATGGAAACATATCTAACCGTGGTACTGGATTCATCATTTCATCTTGTGTCTCTTAATAAACCAGGTGGACCAGGGTTCGCTTATGAATCGGCCATCCAAGTACATTTCACCTTTGTTAACTTTTCCCCcctattcttttttattttttgtgggGAACACTTAATATTGCTTACCTACAGGATTGCATAAGATTAACAAGACAAAGAGTGAAAGAACTGCAAAAGATCTTAAATGAAGCAGTTTCTGATATGGAAGTGGACTAAGAAAGAAACCATTGATGGTCAATCAACTGGTAGCCGTTATTGCTCTCCTTGGGTTGTCTTGGATGATTCTATACTAACTCCCGGTTCTAGTCTTCATCATTGGACCCCATGCATGTGGGGACCTTGTACTTTTTAAATCATTCAACGCCTATTACATCAGGTGGgcttaccatttcctggttgTCTCTGTCATTTCGAATAGTTAGCTGCACGCATTTTAGATTTGACTTTCCAAAATTCAATTTTAGTAGAAAGCAATTAAAATGTATCGTGGTTATGAAATACCATGTTTTCAAGACAAATTACTATTTTGATAAGATTAAGAGTTCGTTCTTATTATTGATATCAGAACCAAATATTTGTTGGGTTCCCGTTAATATCAAGAAGTGCAACTATTGATATAGGATAGTTGAAAATCAAAAAATTTTCCAGTTGGGAAAACAATTAAAGTCTGATGATCTGGTTGTATGATTTAAAAGATTGAAAATTGCATAGTTCTTATTAGCTCTAACTTTTTTATAAAACGACAACCGTTTGATATTGCGTATTATTTGATTATTCATAAGAACATTTAGATTTAATTCATAATTTGTGTACAATATTTGAAAAATCTCGAAAAAAATTGTGGATTGTATTCAATCTAGGAAAAAAAAGTGGAGTTTTAGTTTAATGGGCAGTGCGGTTGGCAAGATTAGCATGTACCTTCGGACAAAGTTCCAGACTACTAAGAATAGtcaaattcatcatttttattcctaatttttctaaaacataaaatattctaAAATTAAAGATTCGAGTTTttcttaatattattttattttttcatttcagAGGTATTAAATGATTACACTCATGAGTTCTATTGAATATGGATGCATACAAGGATTGAAATTATCGCAATACACGTATTTGATAATGCCATCTTCATTTTATTATCATCACATACAAATCACACTACCATTTGTCCaccattaattaaaatttttgatgTACGGATGATGTTGTCCATAATCAAgtataaaaatataagaattcaaaaataaataaaattatccaAAGTTATCATATCGCATGAAGATCAAAAACATTGTATGGATACATTCATCCAAATCAGCACACACAAAGTTTGACTACAAAAACTCTTGTGATATCACTTCATGGgtgaattttgtgagatgaGTATTCGACCAGCTCTaactaatgaaaaaatattattttttattttaaaagtattatttttcatattaaGCATGAATCAAGTAGATTCGTTTCGTAATATTTGGGAGACTGTATCACAACACTAACTCAAGTTTGACTTCCCAACCAACCAAAGATGATCCTAACAAGAATTTCCTCCTTTATTGCATAATACACGCGGCGGCCAGACTTTGCTTGCGATATCTTGAAAGCCCACCTTCCGCATtagaatgaaatatttttaagagGAAAAACACATGCAATCGGTTAAAATttagtattaatataataattgagAATTCGGGTGAAACAACGGTAAgtatgtttgtgtgtgtgtatatatatatatatataagacacACACACAGAAACATACTTACAGTTGTTTTACCCGAATTATCTTCAAAGCCCACCTTCAGCATtacaatgaaatatttttaagagGCAAAACACATGCAATTGGTTAAAATTTAGTATTAATACAATAATTGAGAATTCGGgtaagcataaaaagtaatacattttcatggatgacccaaatgaGAGATCTGtcccacaaaatacgacccgtgagaccgtctcatacaaatttttgtcaagtatgtttgtgtgtgtgatatattatatatatatatatatatatatatatatatatatcaatttatCATACTAATATCTGATTGATTAGAAGATGATAAGTTTGTTGGGATCTCTATGTGATAGTTTTATGAATCTTTATTCATTAGATGAGTCAATTCAGTTCATAGTTATAATGAAAAGTAATATCGTAagcataaaagtaattttttttcattagtCGGATCGAGTTGAAGATTTGTCTGACAAATTTAGATTTTGATCCTCAATATTTCGTACTGATATAACCTGATTCATTTATTAGAAAAGCACATCTTTTTCTTATAGAGTAAGATAATACGTGGTTTTCCATGTTCCTATCATAAGAATATAAGACTATAATTAATTATCATCGAGTAGTAATTGAAATGTATTTACCTAACAACTTACATacaaacaaattaaataaatgcgaATTCTTTGAAGAACACTATATATTATGTTGAAGATAATATTTTATACTAAAAAAAATTGTCTAAACAACTACTCTATATAAAATAGGTGGCTTTAAGATGAGCTGCTACACAAAATTTGGATCAAAGTTTGACCTCTTCAGAGTTCTTGTTACTTCTTTATTTCTCCTCCTTGAAAAAGGTTTGTATATCGATAATGGCTCCAGATCTTTCAGTGATCCTCCCTAGGGTTCTTATCGTTTCTCGACGAACGGTACGCAAGAATAAATTCGTAGATTTTGTGGGTACGTACTTCGTTTTGTTTCGTGTCACATTTATTTCCTTGCAATTATGAGTATATAAAAATTTCCTACAACTATTTAACTACaagttatatataataaaaataaaattcttagaCGTTTTGTTGCTTTTCAGAATGCTTTTTTCAGAAAAGAAGACGAAAGTTTTAGATGAATTTTTTGTATCTTCACTTATATGTGATGATGACGTGACTTAGAGTCGAAACCTATTTTTGAGGGAAATTATAGTAATTTTAAAGAATTTATGTAGGCCAGAATAAAACTTCGAAATTGTTCTACATTATGAAATTTCTT includes:
- the LOC142522612 gene encoding uncharacterized protein LOC142522612, whose product is MTTTNGLHDLSSAMELDAFRRLFPLRFHERHLLESIRSDGRPLETARDTTVVLGAAASADGSAMAKIGCTTMLAAIKLEVMTPSMNSPDEGCIAIDYHMPPICSPLVRPGRPAELAPVISKQLSDNILSSGMFDLKELCLVKGKAAWMAYLDVYCLDADGALFDAALLSAVAALLHLQIPAVALNDNGRVVVVSEENVGSRSEKEPINKEKRKLHLSTSIFSLTCIIHKSYILADPSSEEESVMETYLTVVLDSSFHLVSLNKPGGPGFAYESAIQDCIRLTRQRVKELQKILNEAVSDMEVD